tgtaaaaatatctaataaacgcaatattgagtaaataaaattaaaaaaggtaaagttggtatgggattcgaaccacgattatccacgtccgaagaccaaagaccatttctcgtcaccacccgctccaactgtcaacacatattactcgataaagtgggatagtcacgtcgtcgatattccccttaaattaaaaagagactaccgaccaaataggctcatttatctctgtcgcaaccgtcacccattttaagatcggaggacgcaatctagagtattatatatctatgattaaaacattatgattccattcaataggtacctgtgaaattttacattaacagtaaattataaaaaaaatacaatttcagcgcaataaagggaattttgcccattttatatattcatttagtttataattgtttattcaaacgatcttcagatggctgcaatattggttataattttatatgaaacaattacatataatagatctattatctatagacttaattagatatactgttcaataagtctaagcagattgtaacCTACACAtatgatgtaaacttgatgtgaagaaccgcaagagacattacagaactgtaatgtctctatacacgaatgtcctttactatacaatacagcagaaagaaaatccagtaaagtaagtaggtacttaatacaaccacattaaaatgtatcttaacacttgtaaaagagttttctgttaaagttattatactaaaaacacttaataatatctatagatacattatatcttaagacataaacacaaattaaaacactaacgatatttaataacaaaatatagcctccaaaccacgtatcctattatgtttacaaacaattcgtaaaattgatcgtctgggtgacgtcacgatgacaatatttcatttgtcaatgtcaaagttaccatacaacctatggttATGTGGGTTATGTTTAAGAACcacaatgtttattttttgaaaagtttataatattgttttatttttacaaattatTAGACACAGTAAATTTTAATAATGGAACATTGCAGTTCTGTAGAATCATTAAAAATCGAAATAAAGGAATTGCAGGAGAAATTaaagcaaaaacaaaaattattggaAGAGTTACTGAAAAAAGATGTAAGTAATATTTGATTTTCCAGGGATAACATATTGTGTTAATTTggaaatttttgttaaattatagAATGATACTATTGCTGAAAGTAAAACTATTTCAACCAACGAAATTATCAGATACAGCCGGCAAATGATTATGCCAGATATCACCATAGATGGACAAAAAGCACTAAAGAATAGTAAAGTTCTTATTGTAGGCGTAGGGGGTTTAGGATGTCCTGCAGCTTTATATCTAGCTACTGCAGGAGTAGGTAAGTCTGTATTTCCTATTATTACGTAATTTGTTGAAAGTAAATATGGTCATCTTTTAGGAAAAATAACTTTAGTTGACTATGATGAAGTTGAATTATCCAATCTTCATAGACAAGTTTTACATAGTGAAGATGATATAGGTGTACCAAAAGTTATGTCAGCTTATAATAAGCTTAAAAGGTAAAtatagtggaacctcgataactcggattagtCAGGACCACAGCCAATCCGGGTTATCTGGAGAATATGGTATATTTACagataaactaaaaaaaaaaagaataacaggtgcctgttgtttccgataatccaaTACAATGAATGTCACTCTGCCGCTGTGTGctatgaatcatttttactatcgtatagtttaaattacacaaatgctcattatctctcaaatattatattacatacatttttattgttgaaatgtttgtctgatgaaaatcggtccaggttagccggacttccgggttatcgggggccgacttatcggggttccactgtactggcGTGGGCATAAGTTAGCTCGCATCCTCACAAACAATGTGTGAGTGAATTCCACAGCACTGTCCCATGTTCAGCTTGCTTTACCTAACAACACAGTTAGCGGACATAAGTCAGTATGCTAGTTAACCTTAAAACAAACCAATACCAGTTTTTCATAAGTTGCGTTTTGAGTGAAATGGCAGAGGACATTTGCGTTAAGTTTACATTAACTTgggtttttattaaaacagttttaCTCTTAGGATAGTGATTATGAAGCTAGATTATGTTAAACCAGCATTTTAATGCACGAATCAGCCATGGAAATGAACTGTGGCCTCCAAGGTTGCCAGACATTACTCCTATGGTTTTCTCAATCTAGGCTTGCTTAAGAACAGAGTTTTTGCATGAAGATGAAGATCTCATACATTGGATATCAATTGAGTTGGAGATCATCAATAACAATCTGGCGATATTTCTTATTAGTAATTCAATTGAAAACCGTTATTTGCAGTGTATTTAGATGCATAGTGAACATTTTGAACACTTATTGTAAATACACagttatatttttcaaatttgtcAGCTCACTTATGCTCACCCCCTCTATATAAttcttatagtttttgaaaatACCTACATTTTTGTTTCAGAATTAATAGTGATATCAAAATTATCCCAATCAGAGAGCATGCTAATAGTAAAACTATAGAAAACCTTTTACATAACAACAAATATGATGTAGCTATAGATGGTACCGATAATGTAGCCACCAGATACTTACTAAATGATATTTGTGTATTGCATAATATACCTTTAGTATCTGGCAGTGCCCTTCAGATGGAGGGACAGCTGACAGTATATCATTACAAAGATGGACCTTGCTACAGATGCCTCTTTCCAGTTCCACCACCAGCACATACTGTTACTAATTGTGGAGATGGGGGCGTCTTAGGACCAGGtgataattatttataaattattcaTCTCTTGGTGCATAACAGAAAACTTGAAACACATTTTATTCACCACATTTTTACTCCATATAATGTCCACCATACATTTCTTACATCATAGCCCTCTATCTTTCCTTCAAGTACTAtggttcatttttttaaataggaggagtAAACTTAAAAATGACAGATTCacactaatacgtcgctaaaagGTTCTAAAAACAAGTGTCTTTTATATAAATGcagacaaaaaatataaaaattcaaGGAATAtgacagaaaacacaaaaaatcgctgatataactaaTTGACCTATGAAttttaaatgtcattagtgtcaaaattttataaatgccGATAGTgacaaatttttataatttagtggagtaaacttacttgtggttggaccaattacaaacagcCATTACTGCccagtaaatttgaattactcctcctatttaaaaaacgaattatagtttctaaaaagtgttttgttTTCCTCGAAATATATGCCCTAAGTAtgtagtatttttattttttacataatCAAAAAGTTCTCTATACACAGGCACTACATTTCAAAAACTGCTAGTTTGTTAATGAATCTGGCCTTTAACATCGATACTTCCATTCTGCATAAGAGAATAggccaaacgtaacactttagcaTCTTGTATGTCATGTTGAAATCCGTCTGAAATACAGTTTCAAAATAGCATTTCTGGCTTGTTCAACTCTGCTCTTTATTTCAGTCTCAGGGTACCAACTCTCGTTTATCAGACAACCCAAATATATAAACTACCTGACTTGTTCGATTTCTTCTCCGTGTTTGAGTAATCATTTCTACctataatcattgtttttgtctTCTTGATATTTATCTTCAAACCCAAAGCTTCATTTGCAAGACAGACATCATTTAAAAGACATTGAAGATTTTCAATGTTATATTCCACTAGCGCTGTGCCATTGCTaccatatctaatgttgttagtAAATAAGCCATTTACTTTAATACCCTTGTTAGAGTCTGCCACTGTTTCTGCAAAGGCTTTTTATACATATAAGAAGTTAAACAATGGAGAAAGTATACAACCTTCTTTTACTTCCTTTTTTTATTGAGAGATGAACATTTCTAAATGCGAAAAACTAAACTTTTGCGaagttatcagtagtaattacacgagagctctaaaattatcgatttgtatcccgagtgacactttgacagttttaatttcatgaCCAGatggggagtgaaattatgtcaaagtgtcaagAGGGCAAAACAAATCAATAATTTGACCttgagagtaattcggtaagattatttcatggataaaactgtcttttaaaatgattttaactaatattttattgatatcttctcctaaatatttgctaaacctgtttcttgttgttctctgtgacaagttgtaaaacattaactGCCAtgaatgtcactgaatgtatttttgcgtagcaacgaaaggcatgtgacgtaaaatacttgacgacagaaaattatcaaaaattatcgggtataatatcacaagagagtgagaataaattgaaaataatgcgacagtttttcgagaatgtgttgtctggcaatagacacgagagcccacaGGGCTTGAGTGGCTATTGCccatgacaacaaatttgagtaaaaatgaagcattattttcttatttattcttactgtcgtgtgatattcgtaagattattttttaatacgtatattatggatattttcttaaatgtgacagttgtcaaaactaggaaactggttgccattaaacagaaacaatctacttaaaaaaattctatcggtaattttctacagtagataattctcagtataattttaatctgattagacagaattaaacacgtgatcaaatatctaactatacgattggaagataaaatcatcaaaaaataatcgctgAAATTTTAatcttgtaggtttctattggtcagaatctctatgaatgaaataatccctaaaattttatgacaactttgatttagtcaaaaaattaaattttaattatatttcattattattCAAATACAATTTATTTTAGTTCCTGGAACAATAGGTGTGTTACAAGCACTAGAGactattaaaattataacacaaTCAGCTGGTGTGCTTTCTGGAAGATTTCTTATCTTTGATGGATCTACATCGACTTTTAGAAATGTGAAATTGAGACCTAGAAATCCTAAATGTGATGTGTGTGGTGATGAACCTACTATCACTACTTTGATAGACTATGAACAATTTTGTGGATCTAGTGCTCATGATAAGGTAAGTATTTACCCTATCTCCACATTATGTTCAACTAAACTTTAagataaaaaaggtaaaattacTAGAAAAAGATGGCATTTGCATTTACAAATTTAATTACAAATTGCATTTGCAATTACAGAGATAACATGTATGAAGCCAGATACCCCATCCTAAGTTATCTGTTGGAAATATTATAAAAATGataaattttgattatttaattgAAGAAAAATTACTTTCTAATATCAAATTCGGCTCAAAGGACCATGTACAAatgtaattattaatcaatatgatttacAGTAGCCAAATATTTATTATATGGTGCTAGTTTTATATTATATGACGAAATAAGTTAAAAAgcaaatttattaattatttggGATATGGCATATATATGTAAAGACTGTAGAATCTTGTACGGCGGTGTAAGAATGGTACGGCGGTGTCTACACTTAGCTTACTTATCGTAGTAAATACATACACATACGTTAATTAAActaaatataaaagaaaaataataaaaactacttccAGAAGAAAAAATATGTGTGGGAGGACGGAACACTGTTAATTATTGACGTATTGTAAAATCTATATAAAAATGTGAAACTGCAGTGATTATATATTGTGTCTTTGTTTTAGGtggtaaatataaatattctggaCAAGGAGCAAGAGATAGACATCAATAAATTTTGTGTTTTAAAAGAGCGTTCAGTTGTGATAGATGTTAGACCGGAATTAGAGTTTAAGATGTGTAGTTTATCCCATACTCTCAATTACCcttatacaaaaattttaaaggATACTAAAGAATTCCAAACTTTTGTAGAGGATAATATTGGAACCTCAAACAATGGTTAGTATTGTAATCTAGAAACAGGTGATTTAGGTAAAAGACATttataaatatgaaaatttatggaTTTTAAGAATCTGAAATAGGTTATAGTTTAAAAACCGCGgctgtatataaaaatatttattggattgaatattgataaataataataatattaggCAAGGTTCTggaactgttttcttgtggcttGATTAATTTCAGTATTATGTTTATTGAGATAATAATACTATCACAGCATGACAATAGATGTACAAACTATAAGTGCTGGTTATAAAAGAATGTGAGGCTATTACCTGTAATAAAGGGATTTCAACCTACAACTATGGTTCAAAAAGGAGCTTTtacaaataatactaaataatTTATTGTAGAGAAAAACAAAATGGAACTCAACACAGTAGGAATTGAagagaaaacaaaacaatacataTAAACTAATATATTACTTACCAGTGTAAAAAGTCTTTCAAAATGTCTATGCGTGTGTCCACACTATGTTGTCTGTCCAAATTCACTGGTAGGCTGTGGCTGTGGAGGCGATGTGGCAACTGTGGGTTTTTACAGATACTAGCCAAAAACGAAGCGACACCTTGGTACACAAAGGgcactattgggaccgtgcaagttcggaaaagcgacacctatttctacgctttgcacttttattcgcacttttgattatattggccaattatgtGGTCCTGGTTaatggataattgtcaaggccatagtccaaaaaaaaataataaaagaaaaaataagatttaggttctGTTAtctaaacgtaaacaattgtatgtagtaaataaaattagttattaaaatgcagtactgcaatcaaaatacaattaattaaatttacctttatataataattgcatatcatatcaatattgtggagcaatatataatttttcttcttaaatgacaataggtatgaaatgtacgtcaatttgacaatttcaattgacaatatgaattatttaagaaagttgcaatatttctccgctattcgcgaacgatcgtttcgcgtatcccttccaagtacttgcacaccgcgaatacttgTGACTGAAGATTGCATTTTTAATTGGAGTAGAATAGCATATTCTTTATTAATCCAATGAGATTACTATGTGATATAGGACAAGTATATAATTACATAaaacataattaacaaaaaaaaaagaatgtgtgtgtactttgtacgcacgtaagaagttatacttctgttatataatttcaacgaaataaatatttatgatAAATAAATGAGGCTTTAAAactttataataaatataaagttttcaatttaaaaatcttttagtaatatttttaatattttcaatattaataatttactattaggattgaaaactacttcgtctttcaatgccagatggcgctagccacctactatcatcacttcagttgcaatgggtgggaaaacctctcgatacaaatcagttaaaatatggagaacagtgcctacgttccttccgaggaaggctccaataagagccgaatatcgcgattcaagggactggactgcactccgtattctaattgaaaagtaagattgttttgccttcgcattgcaactgaataaaaatggtatacatttttatgaaataaatatacttaacagttacaatacaaaaaattaacaataattaccaaaaattaaccaaaacttaacaatgccgaatattaaaaaaaaaaagtatgaatcgtccgggatttgaacccgcaatctcgcgatttctcgatctctggtccaatgctctaccaaccaggccATCGAGGCGCATGTTAGTGACGTTTCAGAtatacacatcacggtgacaagtgaaatataaaaatatatgttttattattttaggtacgcccaaggaagacaaatccaaagacacaaaattataataaataataaatttactaaaaaacactaaaatattattttaatggcttatttgcgctgatacataatttgaaagattagcaactaaacgtcatactgtctgtgtgcgcatgcgcgcagatttatgaaaaatgttaccctcaatcgcgcctaaagaagtataacttcaaaaagatatGCAATATAGATCGTCGGTCCTCATTCCCTGTAGTCTTTTATTAAGTCAAAGTAATCATTTAGGTTGTAAACACATAATTGGATCAAGcatgattttaatttatttttgaatattattttcatttctcaTATCAAGTGGCAAACAATTGTAAAATTTAGATCCTGCAAAATCAGGACTAGTTTCAAAAAGAGTTGTGGAATGTTTACACACGCTTATCAACCTCCCGTGCTTTGTCGGGTAACTATAATAGTCAGAGTTGagggtaaaattttgaaaatttagttTCAACATGAATAATACGGTCCGGGACAGACTTTACTGAAGCACAACAAGGTTGAGACTTCTTTTTCTTAAGTCACACTGCTTTGCTAACACTTTTGAGCGCTACGAGCAATGGCAGTGTTGCTGGGATGTCGACTCAAATCGCTGCCCCTAAAAAAAGGCAAGTTGCCCTGGTCCAGGTGGCTGGAAGGTAGCGGGGTGGCACTTTTGGTCTCGAAGATAAAGTCATTTCCGAAACATATGTCTTTTGAGGTATACACATTAAACACTAAACACTTTTGCCCTTACATATTTACATAGTTGGCAGCGTTGCAATTCAAAAATTGAGTTAAGAACTTGTgcgtaattaaaaatattttaatagttttacCATGTTCGAACAATTctatattatgtttatatcaaattttcccagaattattttctttttgagAACAATTTCCGCAGTGGAAATCGAAACATAGTTAACAGCATACAGTAACGCGTCATCAATATCACTTCGGGAGATAGTAGAACACCTTTTTTAGTaaggtctgcgaaactttggcaacagtgataatctttgacattatctaagatcaatattttgacaattatactcataggcgcgctaaatggaagtaatagaaaaccaTTTtgttattggtaaataattatttataacaatattccaaaatgggtgaaaattgtATGTTAATATAGatatttgcacgaaataataataataaataatcatttcgttgtgaagcgaaacaagaaccgtcttattttatttagttcatagagcgccaaaggcaCTCTAACTTTATATACTCACATTAGAactcgaaatatttttacgtaaaatatatttacctacctacatataactaaaactcacaattaacaataatctattttttcaaataggccaacaacttagttctcttacacaaaaatataataaattaactataaataaatactactttcctatgaaacaacaataacgaattcttaaaataatacactactgcactgaacagatatcgataaagataacagaacagataagagaaaatctgacgcaggtttgtcaaaatgacagtgacaatttctctatgttgcctaattagttataaCATGTTCGATTTCTTCttagaaatataaaattttagtaggtccaaaatgacacaaaatctaggtatgggataaaaaagtttatttgaagaaaatgtattttattgttcttcttaatggcggcacaggctcgttttttaatattgtatttaattacagagtaatttccacatactaatatatttctcaaattgggctctgtaccgccattctttattatattaagaatatgtgtgcccaatatctcgacaaaatattcaaaattacagccgcaatcttggactacgtttgttgctacctgttgatcgctgctGTAGCCtcttaattaaaaattttcattataccaataattcttaatacaattatctatttttattgggaataagccataattttactTTAAACTAGGTTCATTTGACGTTTCGATTATTCCACTTTCGAAATATTTCTCAAAATAATATCTAAAGATTAATAAATTATTTCTATTTTAGTTTTTATTCTGTGCAGAAGAGGAAATGATTCGCAGAGAGCTGTATGTTACATAAAGGATAAAATGGGAGACAAAGATATTCATTTTTATAATGTGAAGGGTGGATTACACGCTTATGCCAAAGTAATAGATCCatcatttcctatttattagatgcATATAATTATAAAAGATAAGAGATAAAAGATATTTATAAAAGATAAAGTATAACCAAATGCAAACTTCACATATTGTCATTTTTATATTGTTATatttgtaaaaaattaataaacgtagatgaagaaaaattaaatattattcatttatttaaaaaGTTCGACAGGCGTCAAAGGATCTTACATACttttaattttgatttataatttaTGTTAGCGTctcaaaaaaccgaaaaaatacgccttggtaaaggtattagacaaggtgatactatttcaccaaaactttttaccttagcattggaaaatgtttcaaacagctcgactgggaggaaaaggtctaaacattgatggtgtTCGTTTGAGTCatagaacgtatagcaaggcttaagaatagaatagaatagaatttacttcatcaaatatacaaaatttcttttgtttttgacaagtcaaaagagtacgtacctacattataaaattttgacaaaatttaaaagataaatattataaattataatgaacagatatacaaacaggtactaacaaatttaaacaatttaacacactatgtaaaaacgtaaagacatgaaataaacttaaaaacatgaaatgtcgtcataatcggcaaaaaaaccctgaccaaactagtgtacttattataatgtattataagcggtacctaatggtaggggagcccaagcggggatttttgcagttactcgagcgcgtcagattatcatatggagagaaacctggtatcctgcagatgtacatctaccatatattagctcttaacacaggggagttcgttaatgGGGGCTcgaaaataaaaatctatccttcaaaaaactcgaaattgtcagattaagataaagtaagttaaatacatgcaaaagagtgtatatttcaaaaatctgacgatttgagccgggcgtatgGAAATGGGCGTGTCCCaaattttcacaagaaaaaagcgagtatttcgcgaaatgaatgatagaccgaaaaagtaaaaaatatgtgctcaatattttttaaaaatctatctaatgataccaaacacgactttttacggagaggggtggggggtaaatttaatattttaaatacgaatcccgcgatatttcacgaaatgaacatcagatcgaaaaactgtgaaatacacttatttaatatttttaaaaaatctatcgaatggcaccaaacacgacccccccacggaggtggggtggggggttactttaaaatcttaaataggatcccccattttttattgcagatttggactccttacgaaaaaataagtaacttttattcgaaacattttttcgaattaagcatagatggcgttataatcggaaaaaacgtttgttggaaatggaaaattaaatttaaaaatggcaagcgcccactaaaatggaaaatgttacttaactttttttggttttaggacctactcttcacaacccaataggtctccaaagcgctcgagtgactgcacatttagcatactttgctcccctaccataagtactctgtctttgtgtaaaaacaatgttttaaaaagtgtgattttattttatttttaacggcAATgtgtcggacatgttgcccgagataatcccgaaaatgGACGAGGACagaagagagaacaggcgaggagtaggcagaccgcagaagaagtgggcagatgatatcaaacaagtcgcgggcaagcagtggatgagaaatgccaagagtagaaatcgatggaagcaaatggaagaggcctatgtccagcagtggacgaacacaggctgaagaagaaagAAAGCTGTTGCCAGCTtgtatcctattgtttatttcttgtgatccgttattgttgtttcaagatatttaaattctctggcgcgctcaaagttaaagtcatcaATAGTGACGTTCTGTCAGATTCTATCTCTGTTTCGGTTGTTGCGGCTCgtatatttagttttgttttcaTTAATTAGGAGCCCCATACTCTGTGCTTCCTTCCCGAATCTGGCAAGTCTCCTTCATCCTTATTCGGGCGTTTCCTATTAgatcgatatcgtctgcaaatgccaaAAGTAAGTTTGGTCCTTCTTGATGGAATACTGTAGTAGGTTTTTCGATTCTTGATCTTCTGATTATGTGTTCCAGAGCTAAATAAAGAGTTGTGGTGAAagtgcatctccctgttttagtccattgtttatATCAAACGTCTCCGAGTATTGTTTATATCAAAATGACTAGATTTTTTGTAAAGCCAAGTTCCTGCATCGCTGTCCACAGTCTAACCCTGTCCTATTAAATGCCTCTTTAAAATCTATGCACATCTGATGAAGCTCACGATCAAATTCCCAGCATTTTTCCATTACCTGTTTTATTGTGAATATCTGGTCAATAGTAGAGCGGCCCGGTCTAATTCCCCATTGGATTTCGACCGTACTTAGGAGCGTTATTACCCGGTTTCCTTATTTATGAATTGGTACAATAACCTCCTTTTCCACTCGCCTGGCATTGTCTCTTCTTTC
This genomic window from Diabrotica virgifera virgifera chromosome 1, PGI_DIABVI_V3a contains:
- the LOC114347952 gene encoding adenylyltransferase and sulfurtransferase MOCS3, giving the protein MEHCSSVESLKIEIKELQEKLKQKQKLLEELLKKDNDTIAESKTISTNEIIRYSRQMIMPDITIDGQKALKNSKVLIVGVGGLGCPAALYLATAGVGKITLVDYDEVELSNLHRQVLHSEDDIGVPKVMSAYNKLKRINSDIKIIPIREHANSKTIENLLHNNKYDVAIDGTDNVATRYLLNDICVLHNIPLVSGSALQMEGQLTVYHYKDGPCYRCLFPVPPPAHTVTNCGDGGVLGPVPGTIGVLQALETIKIITQSAGVLSGRFLIFDGSTSTFRNVKLRPRNPKCDVCGDEPTITTLIDYEQFCGSSAHDKVVNINILDKEQEIDINKFCVLKERSVVIDVRPELEFKMCSLSHTLNYPYTKILKDTKEFQTFVEDNIGTSNNVFILCRRGNDSQRAVCYIKDKMGDKDIHFYNVKGGLHAYAKVIDPSFPIY